In Pyrus communis chromosome 1, drPyrComm1.1, whole genome shotgun sequence, the following are encoded in one genomic region:
- the LOC137728120 gene encoding uncharacterized protein — MTLQLQSSQKGTVIVAVDANRTTGSVEAVEWALKYVVKPGDVLLILGVFTDHPAKKNSCFPVKLLMGLGAVSGIYEALEFVDHEEVDPVELEEEFERKRKEYRSILQPLYRQCSKNEVSLVLKLAAGFCPARLAIKESQNLITRWIILDSHFKKSKVYLRGHVTCNIAVVKEKGYASLMLSNDSVTPEEHPGEKNSKGFSAYELRNKSAPAPYPHYPCFYPLSWRSGFPRVFSYNELEVITNGFADDNIKAVVDGMAVHQGILQDTPVLVKSLQITNKGFQTILEILSQVRHRNITNLVGYCSIGVSAFLLFDFPCLGTVQMNLQCKNDYFSN; from the exons atgaCTTTGCAGTTGCAGTCATCCCAAAAAGGGACTGTGATAGTGGCTGTCGATGCAAATAGGACTACAGGAAGCGTGGAAGCCGTCGAATGGGCTCTCAAGTATGTCGTTAAACCTGGTGACGTCTTACTTATTTTAGGAGTTTTCACTGATCACCCTGCCAAGAAGAACTCTTGCTTTCCGGTTAAGTTGCTCATGGGTCTCGGCGCCGTCTCTGGAATAT ATGAGGCCTTAGAATTCGTTGATCACGAAGAAGTGGATCCTGTCGAGCTTGAAGAAGAATTTGagcgaaaaagaaaagaataccGGAGTATCCTTCAGCCTTTATATCGTCAGTGCTCAAAGAATGAG GTGAGTTTGGTGCTTAAACTTGCAGCTGGGTTTTGTCCAGCGAGACTGGCAATCAAGGAATCACAGAACCTTATTACACGTTGGATCATATTAGACAG TCACTTTAAGAAGTCGAAAGTTTATCTACGAGGACATGTAACGTGCAATATTGCAGTAGTAAAGGAAAAAGGTTATGCTAGCTTGATGCTATCGAATGACTCAGTAACTCCTGAAGAGCATCCTGGGGAAAAGAACAGTAAGGGTTTCAGTGCTTACGAGTTAAGAAATAAATCTGCACCCGCGCCATATCCTCACTATCCTTGTTTCTATCCTCTGTCTTGGAGAAGTGGTTTTCCTCGAGTGTTTTCTTACAACGAACTTGAAGTGATAACGAACGGCTTTGCTGATGATAACATTAAAGCAGTCGTGGATGGCATGGCAGTTCATCAGGGAATATTACAAGATACACCTGTTTTAGTGAAGTCTTTACAGATAACAAACAAAGGTTTCCAGACAATCCTAGAGATCCTTTCCCAGGTGCGCCACCGCAACATCACGAACCTTGTTGGGTACTGCAGCATAGGCGTTTCTGCATTTTTGCTTTTCGACTTCCCTTGTTTGGGTACCGTTCAAATGAACTTGCAATGTAAGAACGACTACTTCTCTAACTGA
- the LOC137728126 gene encoding vesicle-associated membrane protein 722-like: MAPSLIYSFMMGGTAILAECPNKQDQEVVASLALKWLPTLPRSMNMVTYDRDDGYIFNYLIDGRLTYCVVAAEAIGREIPLAFLNQINKDFTGKYCRPLVEALIANSLNNELGSKMKLHMEHGEVKAAQVSKDKEVAIENIEKNRGLCLRRKSMSPSLIYSFVAHETVILVDCLLYEDMAACMAVDMLPMLPRLINKITYDLDGYTINC, encoded by the exons ATGGCTCCATCGTTGATCTATAGCTTCATGATGGGAGGGACGGCTATTCTTGCAGAGTGCCCCAATAAACAGGATCAGGAGGTTGTGGCTTCCCTGGCTCTGAAATGGCTCCCGACGCTCCCCCGTTCAATGAATATGGTCACTTACGACCGTGACGATGGCTACATCTTCAACTACCTGATTGATGGGAGATTGA CATACTGTGTAGTTGCAGCTGAGGCTATTGGTCGAGAAATTCCTCTTGCCTTCCTCAACCAAATCAATAAGGATTTTACTGGCAAATATTGTCGGCCGTTAGTTGAAGCACTAATTGCAAACAGTCTGAACAACGAACTAGG GTCCAAAATGAAGTTGCATATGGAACATGGTGAGGTGAAAGCTGCTCAGGTTTCAAAAGACAAAGAAGTTGCAATAGAAAATATTGAGAAG AATCGAGGGTTGTGCTTGAGAAGAAAATCGATGTCTCCATCGTTGATCTATAGCTTCGTGGCGCACGAGACTGTGATTCTTGTAGACTGCTTGCTGTATGAGGATATGGCCGCTTGCATGGCTGTAGATATGCTCCCGATGCTCCCCCGTTTGATAAATAAGATCACCTACGACCTTGATGGCTACACGATCAactgttga